A DNA window from Candidatus Dormiibacterota bacterium contains the following coding sequences:
- the ada gene encoding bifunctional DNA-binding transcriptional regulator/O6-methylguanine-DNA methyltransferase Ada, whose amino-acid sequence MLDTEACWEAVRRRDASQAGQFYFGVTTTGIYCSPHCSSREPLRKNVRFYESALDAERDGLRPCKRCRPLETRDLVAERMHAICRFIEAHSDDPLHLETLAQQAGMSRFHFQRTFKAVVGITPKQYHDGLRVNALKSALETSGDIADAAFDAGYGSTSRVYERAAARLGMTPAQYRRAGHGITIYFACMETPVGLLMLGATDRGLCFVQFGETEVELEALLRAEFERADIRPMQEPRDPQFDAWTDALRAHLSGAQPHVDLPTDIRATAFQQRVWTYLQRIPYGEVRSYAEVARGIGQPAAARAVARACASNPLAIVIPCHRVIRGSGQLSGYKWGVERKRALLDRESALRRVDFRELGAE is encoded by the coding sequence ATGTTGGATACCGAGGCGTGCTGGGAAGCCGTACGGAGGCGGGACGCCTCGCAGGCCGGGCAGTTCTATTTTGGGGTTACGACTACCGGAATCTACTGCTCGCCGCACTGTTCTTCTCGAGAGCCGCTCCGAAAGAACGTCCGGTTCTACGAGTCGGCGCTCGATGCCGAACGCGATGGGCTGCGTCCATGCAAGCGCTGTCGCCCGTTAGAAACGCGCGATCTTGTAGCCGAGCGCATGCATGCGATCTGCCGCTTCATCGAGGCCCACAGCGACGATCCGCTCCATCTCGAAACGCTCGCGCAGCAGGCAGGCATGAGCCGCTTTCACTTTCAGCGCACGTTCAAGGCAGTCGTCGGCATTACGCCAAAGCAATATCACGATGGGCTGCGCGTGAACGCGCTGAAAAGCGCACTCGAAACCTCAGGCGATATCGCGGACGCGGCATTCGATGCCGGCTACGGCTCCACGAGCCGCGTCTACGAACGGGCTGCCGCGCGCCTGGGAATGACGCCGGCCCAATACCGTCGTGCGGGGCACGGCATCACCATATACTTTGCCTGTATGGAGACGCCGGTTGGATTGTTGATGCTGGGAGCGACCGACCGCGGATTGTGCTTCGTCCAATTCGGTGAAACCGAAGTCGAGCTGGAAGCGCTGCTTCGGGCCGAGTTCGAACGCGCCGACATACGGCCGATGCAGGAGCCGCGCGATCCGCAGTTCGATGCGTGGACCGATGCGTTGCGCGCGCATCTCTCCGGAGCGCAGCCGCACGTCGATCTACCGACGGACATTCGCGCTACGGCATTTCAACAGCGCGTCTGGACGTACTTACAGCGAATACCTTACGGAGAAGTGCGTTCGTATGCGGAAGTTGCGCGCGGTATCGGGCAACCGGCCGCGGCGAGAGCCGTTGCGCGAGCGTGCGCGAGCAATCCGCTGGCCATCGTTATTCCATGCCATCGCGTGATTCGCGGGTCGGGCCAGTTGAGCGGTTACAAATGGGGTGTGGAGCGCAAGCGCGCGCTACTCGATCGCGAGAGCGCTCTTCGCCGCGTAGACTTTCGTGAACTCGGCGCCGAGTAA